A single region of the Anaerolineales bacterium genome encodes:
- a CDS encoding cyanophycinase, with product MGGAEDRRGGRRILSRFLELSGGSQARIAVIPAASTFPDELGAIYDTIFDELGAAETHVLNVWRRADADDADLCAPLEDATGIFLSGGDQVKLVTLLGGTRLGQLIRTRFSGGVSVAGTSAGAAALSAHMIAFGRGGSAPSFRMVHLAPGLGMMDGVIIDQHFRERDRIGRLMTALSYNPSLVGVGVDEDTAFIIHPDNHCEVIGTGSVTIVDARHMAYTDVYRVKQHEPIAMFGMTVHILTEGCGYDLHAHTPKHPHPTAETPH from the coding sequence ATTGGCGGCGCTGAAGATCGGCGCGGCGGACGACGCATCCTCTCCCGCTTTCTGGAACTCAGCGGCGGCAGCCAAGCGCGGATCGCCGTGATTCCGGCGGCGTCTACCTTCCCCGACGAACTGGGGGCGATCTACGACACCATCTTTGATGAGCTTGGGGCAGCCGAAACCCATGTCCTGAATGTCTGGCGGCGGGCGGATGCCGATGATGCCGATCTGTGCGCCCCGTTGGAGGACGCGACGGGGATTTTCCTCTCCGGCGGCGATCAGGTGAAACTGGTCACGCTCTTGGGTGGGACGCGCTTGGGGCAGCTTATCCGCACACGCTTTTCGGGGGGGGTCAGCGTCGCTGGAACAAGCGCGGGGGCGGCGGCGCTCTCCGCCCACATGATCGCCTTTGGGCGGGGGGGAAGCGCCCCCTCCTTTCGGATGGTGCATCTGGCGCCGGGGTTGGGGATGATGGACGGCGTGATCATCGATCAGCACTTCCGCGAACGGGACCGCATCGGGCGCTTGATGACGGCGCTTTCCTATAACCCCTCCCTTGTGGGGGTGGGCGTGGATGAGGACACCGCCTTCATCATTCACCCCGACAACCACTGTGAGGTGATCGGCACGGGGAGCGTCACCATCGTTGACGCCCGCCATATGGCTTACACCGATGTCTATCGCGTCAAACAGCACGAACCCATCGCCATGTTTGGGATGACCGTCCATATCCTCACCGAGGGGTGCGGCTATGACCTCCACGCGCACACCCCTAAGCACCCCCACCCAACGGCTGAAACGCCGCATTAA